A region of the Blastocatellia bacterium genome:
GTTGGCGAGATAGCCGAAATTCCAGGTCACGATGAAATCAATCTTGTGATAGGAGGCGATGGCCACATGAAGGGCATCCGCCATGTATTTGCGCTGGAAGATCCCGCGACCGATATAGCCTTCGGCGAGGATGGCAACTTCTTCGGTGATTTCCAGTTGGGGCAAATCGCGGATCAGATTGAGATAGGCCGAGCGCCGTGGCTCGCGCACGCGTTCCAGCTCGCGCACCACCAGCGGGGAAATCGTGGCATAGTAAAGGGGACGTTCGTGTTCCCACCAGCGAATGGTGAGGTCACGACGGAAGGGATCCTCGTTGTCGAGGTAGGCACCA
Encoded here:
- a CDS encoding type II toxin-antitoxin system VapC family toxin, with the translated sequence MKTSIYVETSVIGAYLDNEDPFRRDLTIRWWEHERPLYYATISPLVVRELERVREPRRSAYLNLIRDLPQLEITEEVAILAEGYIGRGIFQRKYMADALHVAIASYHKIDFIVTWNFGYLANVYRQARIRLFNVTSGFFVPTIITPEFLVSEAS